The genome window CACTTACTCCCAAAAGGCCGAATGTACCCAGCAAGGCAGCGGCACAGGTGACGAGCTTGATGCGCCCTGAAAGGGTTTCGGCAACTACATAGAACAAGACGCTCAGGACGGTTACCAGACCAACATTTACCTTTAAATAAAATGTTAAGATAGACAGGCTTATGGCAACCGGCAAGAGCCATCGCTGGCCCGTTCTACGGTGGCAGGCCAGTGCGGCTAAAATCAAAAAATACAGTACGAAAGGATGCTCCTCGCCAGATGTTTGCCGGTGAATAACCGCCAAAACGAAAAGAACCAGATAGCGAATCAGCTGCGGACGGGAGCCTAGCGCCCACCAAACTACCAGTCCCATTCCTGCAAATCGAACGAAATCCAGCGCGACAATTCCCCAACTGGGAGCGGCAATGGGTAGGCGAGTAATCAGCCAACTCATTGGGCCGTAGGTAAATACAAATTCAGTGCCGTGGATCAAGCCAAGCTGCCGGGCCAGGTGTAGGCCGATTGTCCAGGAGCCATCCAGTCCGTTCTGCGGTTGGTTATAAACAGACCAACGATCAAAAAGTAAAGCAATTAAGAGAAAAGTGCCTGCCAAACGAATGAATGGAAATGGATAAACTTGCCGCTGAGAAAAGCGACCGTTAGCAGGAATCATTTTCTATATTTTTATGGATAGCTACATTCTGAGAAAGATAGGTTTAAGATAGCTTCATTCTCTAAAATATAAAAATAATTATAAGCCTTCATTGTTATGTGAAAGATTTAAAAGGCCCTAAATGCCTACTTTTTGCCCGGGCGCAAATTTAATTAACCCCCACCTTACAGAACGATTTTAGCTGTTATCTTTGCCGAACTTTATGAAGCCGTGCTTGCTACTAAGCACATTCAGTATGGAAGATAAAAGGCAGATGGACAAGGCCACGGCAGCTGGTATACTCGTGGCATTCGGTATCATCTTCGGCGACATTGGGACATCACCTCTGTACGTTCTCAAAGGGGTCACTGGTACAAATACTCCAATTGATGCCAACGTCATTTACGGCGCACTCTCCTGCATTATCTGGACCCTCACTCTACAAACAACCGTTAAGTATGTCATACTAATTCTTCGGGCTGACAACCGGGGTGAAGGTGGGATTTTTGCGTTGTATGCGCTGGTTCGGAGGCATGCGCGTTGGCTGACTGTTCCGGCTATCATTGGTGGCTCGGCGCTGTTGGCCGATGGAATTATTACACCGCCGATTTCGGTTGCTTCGGCCGTCGAAGGGTTGCGCATTATCTACCCTAATATTCCGACTGTTCCCATTGTTATTGGCATCCTGACCTTTATTTTTCTGGTACAGGCGCTGGGGACAAGCACGGTTGGGCGGGCTTTTGGGCCTATCATGGTGATCTGGTTCTCCATGCTGGGCACACTGGGGCTGATTCATATTTTTGATGATCCCTCGATTCTCAAATCAGTTAATCCTTATTATGCCTGGTGGCTGCTGGCGCAGCATCCGGGTGGATTTTGGCTATTGGGGTCTGTTTTCCTTTGTACGAGTGGGGCTGAAGCACTGTATTCAGACTTGGGCCACTGCGGACGGGGTAACATTCGGGTGAGCTGGGTGTTTGTAAAAACCTGTTTACTGCTAAATTATCTGGGCCAGGGCGCCTGGTATCTGGGCATTCAGGGACAAACGTTAGGCGAACGCATTCCTTTTTATGAACTGATGCCTAACTGGTTTCTGATCATAGGAATTACCATTGCTACCGCTGCAGCAATCATTGCGAGCCAGGCCCTGATTAGTGGTTCATTTACACTTGTCAGCGAAGGCATCCGGCTTAATTTCTGGCCTAAAGTGCGGTTGGTTTATCCATCGCTACAGAAAGGTCAATTGTACGTGCCTAGCGTTAACCTGCTACTCTGGTTGGGCTGCGTTGGCGTAGTGCTGTACTTCCAGGAATCGGCGCGGATGGAAGCTGCGTATGGTCTGGCCATCACGCTGACCATGCTGATGACGACCATGTTGATGGCCTATTACCTCTATATCAAAAAGTACCAGGCTTGGGGTGTAGTTTTGTTTCTGTTGGTTTATCTGGGCTTCGAAAGCTCTTTTCTGGTTGCCAATCTGATTAAGTTCACGCACGGAGGCTATGTTACTTTGCTGA of Tellurirhabdus bombi contains these proteins:
- a CDS encoding KUP/HAK/KT family potassium transporter, which translates into the protein MEDKRQMDKATAAGILVAFGIIFGDIGTSPLYVLKGVTGTNTPIDANVIYGALSCIIWTLTLQTTVKYVILILRADNRGEGGIFALYALVRRHARWLTVPAIIGGSALLADGIITPPISVASAVEGLRIIYPNIPTVPIVIGILTFIFLVQALGTSTVGRAFGPIMVIWFSMLGTLGLIHIFDDPSILKSVNPYYAWWLLAQHPGGFWLLGSVFLCTSGAEALYSDLGHCGRGNIRVSWVFVKTCLLLNYLGQGAWYLGIQGQTLGERIPFYELMPNWFLIIGITIATAAAIIASQALISGSFTLVSEGIRLNFWPKVRLVYPSLQKGQLYVPSVNLLLWLGCVGVVLYFQESARMEAAYGLAITLTMLMTTMLMAYYLYIKKYQAWGVVLFLLVYLGFESSFLVANLIKFTHGGYVTLLIAIAIATLMYIWLRSFQIKLRLTEYVKIDQYIQPFKELSRDISIPKYATHLVFMSNAARASEIESKIIYSIFQKRPKRADIYWFVHVDITDDPYTMEYKVNTIAPDDVYKVTFRLGFRMEQRINLYFRKVIEDLVKNKEVDITSRYESLSRQNVIGDFRFVVLEKFLSYENDLPFSERIIMDIYFYVKGFTTPEDRWFGLDSSSVKIEKVPLVIRPVENVKLKRIYS